The Schaalia dentiphila ATCC 17982 sequence GGCAGCCTCGCACACGACCCAGTGCATGCGTTGCGGGGCGGCGACACTGCCGGTGGGATCGAGGGTGTAGACGATGCCGCCCACACCCTCGGTGGTCCATCCGTCGGCGAGGGCGCGGTCGTAGAGCGCGGTCGCGGTGTCGATCATCCATGGGCCGGGTGTTTCGCCCATGTGGGTGAGGATCGCGTAGGTCTGCCCGATGAGGCGGGCGGCCTTGAATCCGAGGCCGGGGAGCGTCTCTCCGGGTCGGATGAGCTCAACGGGAGCCTGATCGCAGGAGGCGGGCAGGGGGCGCCATTCCTCGTCGTAGAGGTCGGGCAGGGCGAAGGCGCAGCGCGCGGCGATCTCTCCGACGAGGCGCAGGATCGAGCGCGCGCGGTCGAACCAGACGCGCTCCCCCGTCGCTTCCCAGGCGGCCAGGTAGGCCTGGGCGGTGTCGAGGTTGGTGGAGAGTCGACGCAGGGGCGAACGAGCGCCGGTCGCGGCATCAATCTCTTCGCGCACGGCTCCGGCGCACGCGTCCCACCAGCGTTGATCCTGGTCCGCTTCGAGGTCGGCGAGCAGGCCACGCGCCTCCTCGTGCCCGACCATGGCAGCAGCGGCGGCCGCACCGATCATCGCGGACTGTGCACGCTGGGACAAGACCGCGCGAGGAACGGGGGTGGCGCTGTTCTCTGAGGTGGGCACAACCTCGGCGTACCAGGAGCCATTCGGAGCGCGCAGGGGACCTGCGAGGGCGGCCAGGCCGTGGTCGACGAGGTGCGCGGCACCCTCAATGCCTCGCATCTGCGCGAGGGCAAAGACGTGGGTCATCCGGGCGCTGATGCGCGCGTCGAGGGGACGCCCGAGGTCGACCTGACCATCGGCGCGCAGGAAGGCGAAACCGACCCGCGCCTTCGACCGGGAAGCAAAGGCGACGAGCGCGCCAAAATCGGCGTCAAAAGCGCGGCGCAGATCTTCGTTGTTCCAGGGGGCGTTCATGACTGTTCTCCTGCCGGTACGTGCCTTCACGGTATCACCTGTCCAGGCACCGCGGGTGAACGTGGGGGCCGCGTGCGCGCAGTTGAGGGCGCAATTGCGCGCGAGCCGTCAAAGGCGTCAGGAGCGACCGACG is a genomic window containing:
- a CDS encoding AGE family epimerase/isomerase: MNAPWNNEDLRRAFDADFGALVAFASRSKARVGFAFLRADGQVDLGRPLDARISARMTHVFALAQMRGIEGAAHLVDHGLAALAGPLRAPNGSWYAEVVPTSENSATPVPRAVLSQRAQSAMIGAAAAAAMVGHEEARGLLADLEADQDQRWWDACAGAVREEIDAATGARSPLRRLSTNLDTAQAYLAAWEATGERVWFDRARSILRLVGEIAARCAFALPDLYDEEWRPLPASCDQAPVELIRPGETLPGLGFKAARLIGQTYAILTHMGETPGPWMIDTATALYDRALADGWTTEGVGGIVYTLDPTGSVAAPQRMHWVVCEAASAARVLAEVVDSSRSEDLAVDYARAIAWADSHARAGMGRWIHEVAPDGSVSMLVWEGRPDALTAARMLARGAAPIHLTATGATAARYASQASQSASS